A genomic stretch from Candidatus Ancaeobacter aquaticus includes:
- a CDS encoding HU family DNA-binding protein, producing the protein MNKAQLVESVVKELKISKAAGEKAVKSVIVSIKKGLKKDKNVQLIGFGTFRVVNRKARAGRNPQTGEKIKIKASKSVGFKCGKDLKKSL; encoded by the coding sequence ATGAATAAGGCTCAATTAGTTGAATCAGTAGTAAAGGAATTAAAGATCTCTAAAGCAGCTGGTGAAAAGGCTGTTAAGTCAGTTATTGTATCTATTAAAAAAGGTCTTAAGAAAGACAAAAATGTACAGCTTATTGGTTTTGGAACATTTAGAGTTGTTAACAGAAAAGCAAGAGCAGGCAGAAACCCACAAACAGGCGAAAAGATCAAAATTAAAGCAAGTAAGTCTGTTGGTTTCAAATGTGGTAAAGACTTAAAGAAATCTCTGTAA
- the ligA gene encoding NAD-dependent DNA ligase LigA, whose translation MIIKDNGDKDKAIRSINDLRSKIAYHNWRYYVLDDPEITDGEYDNLYNKLVHLEEAHPDLITSDSPSQRVGAVPLSSFDSFKHPVPMLSLSNTYTEEDVLKFDERTKKTLGVEKIEYVVEPKLDGLAVELVYEKGIFSIGATRGDGFIGEQITANLKTIRSIPLSLISGDLKIPDYVSVRGEVIMKLHDFRMLNETRLNKGEQLFANPRNAAAGSVRQLDPRVTATRPLDIFFYAIGSMQGINVSSQNQLLELFPQWGLKVNPLVTVVSDIRQAMTYHSELYKKRDTLDYDIDGIVIKVNSYALQDTLGTIARSPRWAVAYKFKARQATTVINDIIVQVGRTGALTPVAIMNPVEISGVVVERATLHNQDEIIKKNVRIGDTVIIERAGDVIPEVVKVVLTKRTGREKLFTMPKKCPVCGADVRKDENMSVYRCAGLSCSAQLKESIKHFASRKAMDIDGLGDKLIEQLVDKKMIRNISDLYKLTKEQLRDMERMGDLSAGNIIRAIKDSKGPTLAKFVFALGIRNVGEQSAKLVVQKYRSLDALSIVPFDDLVTVKEIGPEIASSIVAFFNNDENKEILDNLKKAGIEWHIEEEIKNRPFEGKIFVFTGTLKDLSRDDVKNIVERLGARASSSVSKNTDYLVAGESPGSKYEKAKKLGIKILTEKEFVAIIEQ comes from the coding sequence ATGATAATAAAAGATAACGGGGACAAAGATAAAGCCATACGATCAATAAATGATTTAAGAAGTAAGATAGCCTACCATAATTGGCGGTATTATGTTCTTGATGATCCGGAAATTACTGATGGTGAGTATGATAATCTTTACAATAAACTTGTTCACTTAGAAGAAGCCCATCCTGATTTAATTACTTCTGATTCTCCCTCACAGCGTGTTGGTGCCGTACCGCTTTCGTCATTTGACTCGTTTAAACATCCCGTTCCTATGCTTTCACTTTCCAACACTTATACAGAAGAAGATGTCCTCAAATTTGATGAGCGCACAAAAAAAACGCTTGGTGTTGAGAAAATTGAATATGTTGTTGAACCAAAGCTTGATGGCCTTGCGGTTGAATTAGTATATGAAAAAGGTATTTTCAGTATAGGGGCAACAAGGGGGGATGGATTTATCGGAGAGCAGATCACCGCTAATTTAAAAACTATTCGTTCGATTCCACTTTCTTTAATAAGCGGCGATCTTAAAATTCCTGATTATGTATCTGTACGTGGAGAGGTAATAATGAAATTGCATGACTTTAGGATGCTGAATGAAACTCGTCTCAATAAAGGTGAGCAGCTTTTTGCAAATCCTCGCAATGCTGCGGCAGGTTCTGTGAGACAGCTTGATCCTAGGGTTACCGCAACACGTCCGCTAGATATATTTTTTTATGCAATAGGGAGCATGCAGGGGATCAATGTATCATCGCAGAATCAATTACTTGAGTTGTTTCCTCAATGGGGGCTCAAGGTCAATCCACTTGTCACGGTTGTAAGCGATATTCGTCAGGCTATGACGTATCATAGCGAGTTGTATAAAAAAAGAGACACACTAGACTATGATATAGATGGAATAGTGATTAAAGTAAACTCTTATGCATTGCAAGACACACTTGGCACTATTGCGAGGAGTCCTCGGTGGGCGGTAGCGTATAAGTTTAAAGCTCGTCAGGCAACTACGGTGATAAACGATATTATAGTGCAGGTTGGCAGGACAGGAGCGCTTACTCCTGTTGCAATAATGAATCCGGTCGAGATTAGCGGAGTTGTTGTTGAACGGGCCACGCTGCATAATCAAGACGAGATCATAAAAAAAAATGTGCGTATTGGAGACACTGTTATAATAGAACGTGCAGGGGATGTTATCCCGGAGGTTGTTAAAGTCGTTCTAACAAAACGTACCGGTAGAGAAAAATTATTTACAATGCCAAAAAAATGCCCGGTGTGTGGAGCAGACGTGCGTAAAGATGAGAATATGAGTGTGTATCGGTGTGCAGGGCTGTCTTGCAGTGCCCAGTTAAAAGAATCGATAAAACATTTTGCTTCCAGGAAAGCTATGGATATTGATGGTTTGGGAGACAAGCTTATAGAACAGCTGGTGGATAAAAAAATGATTAGGAATATAAGTGATTTATACAAACTCACAAAGGAACAACTGCGAGATATGGAACGAATGGGAGATCTGTCAGCCGGCAACATTATCCGTGCAATTAAGGATAGTAAGGGGCCTACATTAGCTAAATTTGTCTTTGCCCTAGGGATACGTAACGTAGGAGAGCAAAGTGCAAAGTTGGTTGTTCAGAAATATAGATCATTAGATGCTCTATCCATTGTGCCGTTTGATGATCTCGTGACTGTAAAAGAGATCGGTCCGGAAATAGCATCAAGCATTGTCGCGTTTTTTAATAATGATGAGAATAAAGAAATATTAGATAATCTTAAAAAAGCTGGTATTGAGTGGCATATTGAAGAAGAGATAAAAAACAGGCCATTTGAAGGAAAAATATTTGTGTTTACCGGAACACTAAAAGATCTCTCACGTGATGATGTAAAAAATATTGTAGAACGTTTGGGTGCACGTGCAAGTTCATCGGTGAGCAAAAACACTGACTACCTGGTTGCGGGTGAATCTCCGGGATCAAAGTATGAAAAAGCAAAAAAACTGGGAATTAAGATACTTACGGAAAAAGAATTTGTTGCTATCATTGAGCAATGA
- a CDS encoding tetratricopeptide repeat protein, with the protein MEFSRKQMFLFCCPVVCGLLSTFFCLFCIVATSYSEEVSGNYGAESALDVNIEEESSVTETGKMSRVKIGEELALKGKYEEAMHEFERSIREDPYNANAYLQLGLIYFYVKNDPKKAVELIKQALEIDHTLVDAYYNLGYIYAKAGQHDDAIDLYRKTIEIAPNYAEAHYSLGIVYYYFKDMVPEAEHEFKEALRLRPNYEQAHFFLGNIYGGQGKYDEAIKEFKIALEINPKYAEVHFFLGNILGGQGKFEEAIDEFQMALMSNPNDAEIHYKLGVIYDKMGVQDEAIKEFRTVLTLSPKHVEANNNLGFIYAKQGNYDEAIFEFKRALEVNPKYVKVMNNLGIVFAEKGEYEKALDSFNNALAIKENDPEAIYNIGMTYWKKIRDYDEAKKYFQQYIQLRPNDETTYEVKKILGKIDQDKLIHKQRTQEIMVEALSTPDDDTSEHYTRAVQLYTEGNIDKALSEFKIAAEKQENETNARIYMGVILNQKGRVDDAIEQLEKSIELTPDNPDAYYNLALIYDKVKNNSAKALTNYKKAIKYNKDYLDSYSRMGDIYARTGKIDKAMKQYEKTIELDTNYAKGYSNIGILFNSKGEYRKALDNIQKAIKIDPNDPIFYNNLANVYLENNNYTKARETIARAVELDPDSAISHCTYGEILESLKEYDLAIYHFEQATKDMKWRPYARRRIRAIKSKKKFNE; encoded by the coding sequence GTGGAATTTTCTAGAAAACAAATGTTTTTATTTTGCTGTCCTGTGGTTTGTGGCCTATTGTCTACATTCTTTTGTCTATTTTGTATCGTGGCAACATCCTATTCAGAGGAAGTCTCCGGGAATTATGGGGCGGAATCAGCGCTGGATGTTAACATTGAGGAAGAAAGTTCAGTTACTGAAACTGGTAAAATGTCACGTGTCAAAATAGGAGAGGAATTAGCATTAAAGGGTAAGTATGAAGAAGCAATGCACGAATTTGAACGGTCGATAAGAGAAGATCCTTATAATGCAAATGCTTATCTTCAACTTGGGTTGATTTATTTCTATGTAAAAAATGACCCAAAAAAAGCAGTAGAGCTTATTAAGCAGGCGCTAGAGATTGATCACACGTTAGTTGATGCGTATTATAACCTGGGCTATATTTATGCGAAAGCAGGACAACATGATGACGCCATTGATCTTTACAGGAAAACTATAGAAATTGCCCCTAATTATGCAGAAGCGCATTATAGTTTAGGTATCGTGTATTATTATTTTAAAGATATGGTGCCCGAAGCAGAACATGAGTTTAAAGAAGCCTTGAGATTAAGGCCAAATTATGAGCAGGCACATTTTTTCCTGGGAAACATTTATGGCGGCCAAGGAAAATATGATGAAGCGATAAAAGAGTTTAAAATAGCTTTAGAGATAAACCCAAAGTATGCAGAAGTGCACTTTTTTCTTGGCAACATTCTCGGAGGACAAGGCAAGTTTGAAGAAGCTATTGACGAATTTCAAATGGCTCTTATGTCAAATCCAAACGATGCAGAGATACATTACAAGCTTGGCGTTATATACGACAAGATGGGTGTTCAAGATGAAGCTATTAAGGAATTTCGTACAGTGTTAACGTTAAGCCCAAAACATGTTGAAGCAAACAATAATTTAGGGTTCATATATGCGAAGCAGGGAAATTATGATGAAGCGATATTTGAATTTAAAAGGGCATTAGAAGTAAATCCAAAATATGTTAAGGTGATGAATAATTTGGGTATAGTGTTTGCCGAAAAGGGTGAATATGAGAAGGCATTAGACAGCTTTAATAATGCTCTTGCAATAAAAGAAAATGACCCTGAAGCTATTTATAATATTGGTATGACCTACTGGAAAAAAATCCGCGATTATGATGAAGCAAAAAAATATTTTCAGCAATATATTCAATTAAGGCCCAATGATGAGACTACTTACGAGGTAAAAAAGATTCTTGGAAAGATCGATCAGGACAAACTTATCCATAAACAAAGAACACAGGAGATTATGGTTGAAGCATTATCAACGCCGGACGATGACACGTCTGAACATTATACGCGAGCTGTCCAGTTATATACTGAAGGGAATATTGATAAGGCTCTTTCAGAATTTAAAATTGCGGCAGAAAAACAAGAAAACGAGACAAATGCGCGTATCTACATGGGAGTGATACTTAATCAAAAAGGAAGAGTAGATGATGCAATAGAACAGCTGGAAAAATCTATAGAGCTAACTCCTGATAATCCGGATGCGTATTACAACTTAGCTCTTATATATGATAAGGTAAAAAACAATAGCGCTAAAGCGCTTACCAATTATAAAAAAGCTATTAAATATAATAAAGACTATCTCGATAGTTACAGCCGAATGGGTGATATATATGCTCGTACAGGTAAAATAGATAAAGCAATGAAACAGTACGAAAAAACTATAGAGCTTGATACTAATTATGCAAAAGGATACAGCAATATTGGTATATTGTTTAATTCTAAAGGCGAGTATAGAAAAGCGTTAGACAATATTCAAAAAGCTATTAAAATAGATCCTAATGACCCGATCTTCTATAATAATCTTGCAAACGTGTATCTTGAAAACAACAATTATACGAAAGCGAGAGAAACTATTGCACGTGCAGTTGAACTTGATCCGGATTCAGCTATTAGCCATTGCACTTACGGAGAAATATTAGAGAGTTTAAAGGAATATGATCTTGCAATATATCATTTTGAGCAGGCAACAAAAGATATGAAATGGCGACCATATGCACGACGAAGGATTCGTGCGATAAAAAGTAAAAAGAAATTTAACGAGTAA